The genomic interval TTCTTCCAATAATACCGGAAACCATTCCAGTTCTTGGCGGCGCTGCTGTTATTGCGGTTCCGTTTTTTGTTGTGTGCGGTTTTGAAATCGGTCCGGGAGGAGCAAAAGCAATTCCTCCGGCAAAAATATTTTTATAATTTTTATTTTGATAAACCGCAGGCCAAGCATCCGGATTTTCAGATAATACATCCCAAGTTAAACCATAAATTCCATCGACTAAAATAAATCCGGCAGGATTAGCAATTTTGGCTGAAATATCTTCTCCGTCTTTACCAACATATTTAAAAGGCTGACCTAAAAATTGAGGAACTAGCATTGCAAAGTCATAATTTGTTTCGCCGAAATCTCCGTTGTAATCTTCCCAATAGATAGATTTTTCATTTACTTCCTTGGCTCCTCTTTGAACTTGAACTTCAAATCCGTTTTGTTTAAAGACTGCGCCAATAAAATCCTCACTCGAAACAACATTTCCTTTGTATTTAGCTTGAACGCCTCTTACTCCAAAGTCACCTAAAGCTCTTTCGTTAGAAAAATAAATCATCTCGGCTTTGTCTCTAATTCCTTTTTTTACCAAATCTTTGTGAATATTTGTTATATATTCAAGCGCAGCTCCTTGGCAGGTAGCTCCCGGATGTCCTGTGCCAACTACAATTTTTTGTTTTTCTCCTTTTTTCATTTTTTCAACAATTTCGAGATACTTATCTCTTGATGCAACTGCATGATCTAATGTGCAGATTGAATATGTAAATCCTTTGGGACCAAGTCCTTTTGTTCCTTCAAAATTTAATTTTGGACCGGTAGAAATAATTAAATAATCATATTCTAATTTTTTTTGATTATTTGTACCTTCTTCTTCTGCAATTACAAACTGAGAATCCGCGTGAATTTCTGTGGCTTTGCCGTGAATGAATTTAACATTTAATTTGTCATATACAGGTTTTAAGGGAAATGTAGTTTTTTCTGGGGCCATATGTCCAATACCCACCCAAACCCATGAAGGAATATAGGCAAAATAGTCTTGCCTGTTAATAACAGTTATTTCATGATTTTGACCTAAAGCATCACCAAGATAAAGAGCAGCAGTATGTCCGGCAAATCCGGCTCCGATTATTACAACCTTTGCCATTGGAACTCCATTGTTATTTGATAAAAATCATCCTAAAGAAGGCGTGAATCGTTATTTAATTTATATTAAAAATTCTAGGATAATCTAACATTAAGTAAGAACTGCTTTCGTTAAAATATATTTTTTATTCAAAACAAAAAAGATATTTTATACGATAAAAGGTTTTTCAGTAAAAATATTTACTCACAAAAATATCTTAAAAAAGTTAAATTATTGTCTGAATAAAATGGATATTGAAATTCAGTCTACTATATTAAATAAATCAAATATTGATAAGATAACCGCGATTTGGGCTTTTAGCGAAGCCGCATTAGGTGGAATTTTACATCTATTGAAAATCCCGTTTACTGGTTTGTTTGTTGGAAGTGCAGCGGTAATTTTTATCTCTTTAATAGCATATTTCTCAAATTCACGAAAAATAATTTTCGAATCTGTAATAAAAGTTATTTTGGTGAAATTTGTCGTTAGTCCGTATACACCGCTTAACGCTTACTTTGCAGTAATGTTTCAATGTTTGCTAGGATATATTTTATTCTTTAATGGATTTAACAAAATCTCTCCTATTATTTTGGGATTATTTGCATTACTGTTTTCAGCCTTTCAAAAGGTTTTTGTATTAACAATTATTTTTGGCATGACGCTTTGGGAATCAATTGACGTATTTTTCAAATTTGTTGTTAATGCATTTGGTGCGGATTCACTTGGAATTGAAAAAATTAATGTTAGTTATGTTATTGTAGGGACATATACTTTCATTCATATAATAGGCGGACTTGCAGCAGGAATATATGCGTCGAAACTGCCTAAAAGAATATCATTACAAAATGCCGATGACATAAATTTAATGAACTTGGAAATAAATGATTTTCTAAACAGCGGAATTTCCAAAAAGGAAAAAAGAACTTGGTGGAAAAAAAGGTTCTACATTTCAATTTTTATTTTTTCAGTAATGCTAATTGTTTTATCATATTTATTTAAAGAAGTTGATCAAACCATTACAGCCAAAGTAATTATTATGTTGTTTCGTTCCATTTTAATTATCGTTGTTTGGTATTATTTTATTTCGCCGCTTATGTTAAAATTCTTAAACAAATATTTAGCGAAAAGAAAAAAATATCAAGCTGCCGAAATTGAAAACATTATTTCCATTTTCCCAAATATTAAAGCGATCATAAAATATTCGTGGAGCGAATCTGAAAATATAAAAGGTATAAAAAGAATATTAATTTTTATGGATAAAGTTCTAATACATTATTTATTGTTTGAGAAATATTATCAAAACGAATATAATTTTTGTAATAAGGGATTATTTACTTGACGCGGTTTTAAAATCGTTTAATTTAAATGAAAACGAAATTGAGATTATGAATTTATAAGTTTTGTTTGAATTAATAATTAGATGTATTAAAATTTACTTTATTTGAAATTTTAATTTTTATTAATTTCGAATAAGTATTTATTTCCAAATAATATAGATTTATTATTTAATTTTGACAATTGATAAATAATGAGGGAAGAATGTGGAAATGGAATATTGAAAATGAAGATTATCTTTCCAAAAGTATTGAAAGATGCAGAAACCAAAAAATAATTTTACCCACTTTTTATCAGCTGAAACATCCGTCGGAAATTCCGCAGCATATTCAAAATGAATTAAAGAACATTGACTTACAGGAACTTCATCCATTAAATTTATTCAGAATAAATTGGCGAAATGATCCTGAAACAAAAACGATTGGAGATATTAATTATTTAGAAATACCTAAAGAAATAACCGGAATTAAAGCAAGAATAATTGGGTTGGTTGGAAAATTTTTTCCGACTGGCGCACACAAGGTTGGTGCAACTTACGGCTGCTTAGCGCCGTATTTAGTAACCGGAAGATTCAACCCTGAATATCACAAAGCGGTTTGGCCTTCAACAGGGAATTATTGCCGCGGCGGAGTATTCAATTCTAACTTGCTTTCAGTTCACTCGGTTGCAATTTTGCCAGAAGAAATGAGCAAAGAAAGATTTGACTGGCTTCGTGAACGAACTGATGAAGTTTATGCTACTCCGGGTTGCGAAAGTAATGTAAAGGAAATTTATGATAAATGTCATGAACTTGAGGCAAAAAGCAATGAATATTTGATCTTCAATCAATTTGATCAATTCGGTAATTCAATCTGGCATTATGAAATTACAGGATACACTATTGAACAGCTTTACAATCAAATTAAAAATAAAGATCAAAGATTAAGCGGATATGTAAGCGCTACTGGTTCTGCGGGAACAATTGCCGCTGGAGATTACTTAAGGAATATAAATCCTCATATAAAAGTTTTAGCTTCTGAAGCATTGCAATGTCCGACTTTATTAATGAACGGATTTGGGGGACACAGAATCGAAGGTATTGGCGATAAACATGTTCCTTGGGTTCACAATGTAAGAAACACTGATTTTGTGGCTGCTATTGACGATGAAGATCCCATGAGAGTTTTACGTCTCTTCAATGAATTGGAAGGGAAGGAATTTTTAAGTAAACTCGGCGCTGATAAGAAAGTTGTTGATAAATTAAGTTATATGGGAATATCATCCATCAGTAATTTATTGAGTTCTATAAAGCTTGCTAAGTATAATGAATTTAATGAAAATGATATTATATTTACCGTTTTTACCGATTCTAAAGAAATGTATAATTCCAGATTAATTGAATTGAACGAACAATACGGCATATACTCGGAAAATCAAGCTAACTTAGATTGGTACGGATCAATTAAAAAGCAAAATATTGATCATATAAAAGAACTTAATTATTATGATAAAAAGTCAATACATAATTTGAAATATTTTACTTGGGTTGAACAACAGGGAAAAACTGTTGATGAATTAAATGCTCAATGGTATGATGAAAATTATTGGAATGAAAGATTCAGTATTGTTCCAACTTGGGATAAACTCATTGAAGAATTTAACTCTAAAACCGGAGTTAGTGTTTGAAATAAATTTATCAAATATGTCATCCCGGAAATTACGTTGCAAATATCATGAATCCATTATTTTAATCTATGGATTCGCGATAAATGAATTCGAGAATGACAATGATGAAAGTAAACATGATTAATGAAATGAAAATATTAACCAACATTTTTATAAACACAATTGACAACAATTTCATTCCGGTAAATATTTACTTTACCGAGGCAATTCAAAAAATTGAAAAAATTTTTGATAAAGAATTTACATGGCAAGAATTAAAGGGTAAAGAAAATAAAGAAGAAATATTAAAACAAATTCCTCAACAAAATTTAACTGCCAACGCAAAAATTATTGATGGAAATTTTAATATTGTTATTCCCGGAACAATTGATCCGCACGTTCATTTTGATACTCCCGGATTTGAATTTAGGGAAGATTTTGAACATGCTTCAACCGCTGCTGCTTACGGAGGAGTAACAACTATAATTGATATGCCGTGTACATCGCTTCCGCCTGTTACTTCAGCGGATAATTTTCAAGCAAAATTAGAAGCCGTAAAAAATAGAAGTCTGATTGATTTTGCTTTTTGGGGCGGTATTTGCGGAAATGATTTTGAAAATGGAAAAGATGTTCAGAAACAAATTTATGAATTAAATGAACTTGGAGTTGCCGGTTTTAAAACTTATCTAATTTCCGGAATGGAATCTTTTAAAGACCTTAATCTTGATCAAATGAAGTATGCGGCTAAATATTTAAAACTGATAAATAAACCTCAAGCTGTTCATGCCGAAGACAAATTTATGATTGAATCAAAAAGGCAAAGGTTTAAAGCGGCAAGCCAAAATTCATGGGAATATTATTGTTTAGCCAGAAATTCAGATGCTGAAGAAAAAGCAATTCGCGATATGATTTCTTTATCAAAAGAATTTGGTCAAAAAGTTCATATTGTTCATTTGAGTTCTGAAGCAGGATTGAATGCTATTCGTAAAGCGCAAAATGAAGGAGTTAAAATTACCACAGAAACTTGTCCCCATTATTTACAATTTACTCAAGATAGTTTTTTGAATGACAAAATTAGAAATTTCCTAAAAACCGCTCCTCCTGTAAAATTGAATAATGATCTAAATGCATTGTGGAATGGATTGAAAGATGGATCACTTTCATTTGTTACTACAGATCACGCAGGCTGCGATCCTTTAGAAGAAAAAGTTGATGAAAACTTTTGGAATGTTTATGGAGGAATTCCGGGAGTTGAACATCGAGTGCCATTTTTGTTCAGTGAAGGATTTATGAGAAACAGATTAACATTTGAGCAAACAGTTAATTTACTTTCAACAAATGCTGCGGAATATTTTAATTTAGCAAAAAAGGGGAAAATAGAAGAAGGATTTGATGCTGATTTTGCATTAATAAATTTATGGGATTCTGAAATTGTTAAATCAGTAAATATGAAAAGCAAAGGGAAATACACTCCATTTGAAGGACTGTCCTTTAACGCAACTGTAGAAAAAACAATTCTTCGCGGAAATGTAATAATGGATGGCGAAAATGAGATTGAACAAAAAATTGGTTATGGTAAATTTATTGAGGTAAAATCTTGAAAGTTATCAATGCTTGGATTTGCAAAATTAAAGATAATTCAGTTATTCCAATCTTTGGTGATTTAGAAATAGAAGAAGGAAAAATTGTAAAAATTGAAATTCGACAATTTGATTTATTAAATTTACGTACTTCAGAAAACTCTGAAACAATCGATGCTAAAGGTAGAGTCCTTACAATCCCAAATGTAAATTTTCATGATCACATTTATTCAAGATTAGCTAAGGGTTTGGACATCAAAGGAGACATGTCAAACTTTCCTAATATTCTAAAAAACCTTTGGTGGAAGTTGGATTCACTTTTAGATTTGGAAATGATTGAAGCTTCTGCAAAAATTGCCGCGCTTGAATCAATTCAAAATGGCGTTACTTATATTGTTGATCATCATTCATCTCCTAATTTTGCCAAAGATAGTTTAAGAACAATTTCAAAAACGCTGGAAGATTTTAATTTAAGAAATGTACTTTGTTTTGAAACTACCGATCGTAATGGAAAGGAATTAAGTGAAAATGGATTTAATGAAAATATAAATTTCCTCAAAAATTATACTACTGTAAATTCAAAATCACTTTTGGGTTTGCATGCTTCCTTCACATTGGATAATGATAGTTTAAAAAATGCTTCAAAATTAATTATTGAAAATAATTGGGGAATTCATGTTCATATTTGTGAAGATAAATCAGATGTTCATTTAAGTCAGGAAAAATATTCGGCAAAACCGATGCTGAGATTTGAAAAGTATAATTTGTTAAATGATAAAAGTATTTTAGCCCATGGTATTCATTTGGATGAAGAAGATTTTGAGTTAATTAAAAACTCTAAAGCTTCACTTGTTTTTAATTTAGATTCCAATATGAACAATTCAGTTGGTTTGCAGAAGTTTAAAATGATTCCAAAAGAAATTCCAATTTTAATAGGCACAGATGGAATGCATGCTGATGTTGCAAGATCATTTAAGGAACTATTTCTTCAATTACGTAATGCCGGCTTATCATTTGATGATTCTTTTAGTTTTATGATTAAAACATATTTTGATCAAAATAATTTTATTAAAAAGTTTTTCCCGGATTTTACGAATCTGCAATTATTTGAAAGAGCGGATTTTATAATATGGGATTATGTTCCTCCAACGCCACTTAACCAAAATAATTTCTGGAGTCATTACATTTATGGGATTATAGAAAGACCAATTAAAACAGTAATGCAAAATGGTGAAATATTATTGGATGAATTTAAATTTAAAAATGTAAATGAATCAAAAATATTAAACGGAATTTATTCACAAGGTGAAAGATTATTTAAAAAATTTAATGAGGAAAAATAATGAACATTACTGATGAAATTCTGAAAAAATCGGAAGAATATAAAGACTACACTGCCAAGAATTTATCCGAAATGATAAAAGTTAAATCGCTTAGTTTACAAGAAAAAGAAGTCTGCGAAAAAATAAAAGCTATGATGGAAGAAGCAGGATTTGATGAGGTAAGAATTGACGGACTAGGAAATGTAATCGGCAGAATTGGAAACGGACCAAGAGTTATTGCTTTCGATGGACACATAGATACAGTCGATTTGGGCAATTTAGAAAATTGGGATTTCGATCCCCTTGGCGGCGAAATAAAAGACGGGTTTGTTCACGGTCGCGGAAGTGTTGATCAAGAAGGAGGTCCGGCAGCTTTTATTACAGCTGGAAAAATAATTAAAGAATTAGGACTCGAAAAAGATTTAACAATTTATTTTACAGCAACTGTAATTGAAGAAGACTGCGACGGGCTTTGCTGGAAGTATATTGTGGAAGAAGAAAAAATAAAACCGGAATGTGTAGTGATTACTGAGCCGACAAACCTCAATATTTATAGAGGTCATAGAGGACGAATGGAAATAGCGGTTTCGTTTTATGGAATATCATCACATGGATCAGCGCCGGAAAGAGGAAAGAATGCAATTTACATGGCATCAAGAGCAGCATTGGAAATTGAAAAATTAAATGAAAGATTAGCGAATGATGATTTCCTTGGAAAAGGTACAATTACAATTTCAGAATTTAAATCTAAAAGTCCTTCACTTTGTGCGGTATCCGATTTCGCAAGACTTCATTTGGATAGAAGATTAACTTGGGGAGAAGATAAAGATTTAGCTTTAAATCAAGTGAAAGAAATTGTGAAAGATATGAATGCAAAAGTAGAGCTGTTGGACTATGAAGAGATTGCTTATACCGGATTAAAGTACGGCATGCAGAAATATTATCCTACATGGAAATTAGAAGAAGATCATCCTTTAGTTTTAAAAGGAGTAGATGCTTATAAAGATTTATTTAAGTCAAATCCTAAAGTTGATAAATGGACTTTTTCAACAAACGGGGTTACAATTCGTGGTTATTATGGTATTCCTGTAATTGGTTTTGGTCCTGGCAATGAAGTTTTAGCGCATGCACCGAATGAAAAAGTTCCGACTGATCATCTGGTTAAAGCGACCGCTTTTTACGCAAACTTTGTATCAAGGTATTAATAAAAATTAAAAATCTATCCGGAGTAATTATGGAAAACAAATTAAAGGGAAAACATTTCCTAACATGTGAAGATTGGACTAAAGAAGAATTAGATATTGTATTTAATAAAGCTTTTAAACTTAAAGATGAATTTTATAAAGAAATTCCTCATTTGGAATTGCCTCACAAAACATTATTTATGATGTTTTTTGAGCAATCAACAAGAACAAGAAATTCTATGGAAGCCGGAATGACACAGCTTGGCGGTCACGCGCACGATTTAACTCCGGACAAAATGCAAATAACCCATGGTGAAGTAGCAAAGGATACGGCTATAATTTTATCAAGAATGGGACACGGAATTGCGTGCAGAAATTGTTTTTACGGTGTTGGTAAAAAATATTTAGATGAATTAGCCGCGTATTCAAGAAAACCGGTTATGTCTCTTCAGGATGATGTTTATCATCCATTTCAGGGTTTGGCTGACTTGATGACTATTTTCGAACATTTTGATAAAAATCCAAAAGGTTTGAAAGTAACAATTGCATGGGCTTATGCTGATACCCATTCAAAGCCGCTTTCCGTACCGCAAACTCAAGCATTGCTTTTTCCTCGTTATGGCATTGATGTTACTATTGCCAATCCAAAAGAATTCCCATTAAGTCAGAATATTTTGGATAAAGCGCATAAAAATGCTGAAGCTGGAGGAGGAAGTATAAAATTGACAAATGATATGGACGAAGCGTTTGAAGGTGCGCATGTTGTAATTCCAAAAAACTGGGGCGGATTTGGAAAATATTCTGTTAGTGATTACCTTACAAATGAAGCTTCATGTAAAAGAGAAATGGCTGAAAATTTAGCGAAGTATAAAAGTTGGATCTGCGATGAACGAAGAATTAAATTAGCTGATAAAAACGTAAAACTTATGCATGCGCTGCCGGCAGATAGAAATAATGAAGTAACGGATGAAATTTTGGATAACCCGAATATTTCAATTGTATTTGATGAAGCAGAAAATAGACTGCATACGGCAAAATCGATTATGTCTTTAACAATGTAGTTCTCTATACCTTGAAGTAAATTTGAACCGCGCATGGTTACAAAAAATAATAAAGGCTTTCGGAATAACCGAAAGCCTTTAAAGTTAATCTTCCAAATAACCGAATTTACCGTTATTAAAATCACTGTATGCCTGGAAAATTTCTTTTTTTGTATTCATAACAAAAGGTCCATGAGCTGCTATCGGTTCATCTATCGGTTCACCGCTCAACACTAAAACTACAGAATCACTCAATGCTTTTATTTTGAAATTTTCGCCATCATTTGCCATAAGCGCTAAATTATCAACCGGTACATTTTCGGAATCATTAATTAAAACATTTCCTTCAATTACTAAAACAATTGTGTTAAAATTTGAAGGAAGTTCAATATCAAATTCCGCTCCTTCTTTCAGTTTCGCGTTGTACATATGTATTGGAGTAAAAGTAGAAGCACTGCCGTTGATACCTTTGTAATTACCCGCAATAACTTCAATTTCGCTTCCATTCTCATCAAGTTTATGGCGACTGATATCTTCATTTTTTATAGCTTGATATTTCGGATCACTCATTTTGACTTTAGAGGGAAGATTAACCCATAATTGTACCATTTGAAATAGTCCGCCTGTTTTACTCCATTCTGTTTCATGATATTCTTTATGGAGGACACCGCCTGCTGCCGTCATCCATTGAACATCACCTTCGCCGATTACACCGCCGCCGCCACTGCTGTCGTGATGCTCAACTTTTCCTTTATATGCGATTGTTACGGTTTCAAATCCTCTATGCGGATGAACACCTACACCTTTCGGAGTTTCTGAAGCAGGAAAAGTATATTTGGAGTTATAATCAAGTAATATAAATGGATTCATTCTTTCCATTTCCAAATGATAACTGCCGGGAATAAAATTGTGAACTCTAAATCCGTCTCCAACCCAGTGGGGTTGAGGTGGTTTTGAAACTAATTCAACTGTTCTTGTTTTCATAACATTTCTCCTTGTTAATTTTAATATCGTAAAATTAACTTAAGTTAAAGCATTATTAATTGATTTATGTTAAGAAATTATTTCTTGCTGTTTCTTAAAGCTAAATCACGGCGAATACGGCTTAAACTTTCTGGTGTTATTGAAAGATAAGAAGCAACCATGGTTTGAGGAACTCGAAGAAGGATATCAGGATAAGTTTCAACAAATTGAAGATAACGGTCCTCGGCAGATTGACTCATTAACATTGTTAATCTGTTTTGTAAAACACGAATTTGATTATATAATAATTGTTTATTCAGATCTTTAAAAACCGGAAATAAATCTTCAAGTTTTTTTAAGAAGGTATCATCAATAAATGCAATTTTAGACGGTTCCAAAGTTTGAATAAAATATTTGGAAGGTTCGTTAAAATAAACAGTTTCGTATTCGGTAACGAACCAATTTTCGGGAAAAAACTGCAGGATATGTTCTTTGCCATTTTTATCGAAATAATATTGCCGTAATAGTCCGTCTTCAACAAAGAAAGTATGACTGCAAAATTCATTATTTTGAATTAAAAATTCACCTTTCTGATATTCTCTAATTTGGCAATTTTTTTGTATGGAAAAAATCTCATCATCGCTAAGATTTAAATTAGATGTTAAATATGATTTTAAACTAAATTCTTTCATTTATTATAATTTGGGTTTAGTATAGTCAATTAATTTTTTAATATGATTGGATTCACCAAATGAATTTACAATTACAAATAAAAAATTATTTTAAAATTTTAATTTCATTATCAAATAAATTAACTCCGCCTTTAACGCCAAAATCAAGGGTTGTAACATTATATGCAATAGAAATTTTTTCTTTTGCAAATCGATTTTTAATAGATATAATTGCGTCACTTACTGCTTTCTGATAATCGTCATTATTCTTAAATTTAATCCAAAACCTTAATTGAAAATTGTATGAAGAACTTCCAATGTTAGTATAGTAAAAATCTATAGTTTCACCTGTTAATAATTCAGGTATTTTTTTCATCTCGTCAAGCGCTACATCTTTAACATGATTTAAATCATCGCCGTATGAAACGCCTGTTTCAAGTACAATTCTTCGTTTCTGAAATGTTGAAAAATTTGTAAAAGTGTTGCTGTAAATAATTTGGTTAGGAACAAAAACTTCTTGACCCGGAACCGTATTTATTGTAGTTGTCAGCCATCCTATTTCATTTACTGTTCCATAAGCGCCGTCAATTAATACCCAATCACCCTTTTTAAAGGGACTCTGAATGCTTAATAAAAATCCGGCAAAAACATTTGATGCAATATCCTTAAATGCGAAACCAGCGACAATTCCAATAATTCCCGCACCTGATAAAATTTTAGTTACAACTTTTTCTAAGCCTAATATTTGCAAAGCAAATAATGTCCCTGAAAATAAAAACAAAAAATAAATTATAGATGAAATAATTTTGGTAATCTCGAAATTTCTTTTTAACACTCTAGAAAAAAATTTTTTACTTAATTTAACAATTAGCTTTGCGAGCAAATAAAACAAGATAAAAACTATAATTGCCAGAATTATCTCCGGAATAAAGCTAACAGCTTCTTTTTGCCAGCTCTCTAAAATTGATTCTACATTGTTTACTTGAGTTATCATAAAATGAAAATATAGTAATAGATTTAGTTATCTGGTTTTGTATAAATAAATGAAATTTTAATACAAGTTAACCAATTAAAGTTAATTTGTATTAAGGAGTTTTTTATAAGGAAATTATTTATTGCATAAGTTATTATTTCTTTAGTTCGTTTTCAATTTCCAATCTAATTGAATTGTATTTTTGATTGAACTTCTCTGGGATAGAATTTGCTACATTGTGTAATCTCTTTAATCTAAACGATATTAGAACGCTGAATATACCTGTAGCAATAAATGCCAGACCTGTCCAAACTACAATTGTTATTCCCGCAAAAAGCGGATTCCAAATTAGTATAAATGAAAATAGTAGTCCCAAAACTGCAAAAAGCATTAAAAATTTCCAATTTTTTATTCCAAAGTTTTTTAATTCAAGCGAAAAACTTATTG from Ignavibacteriota bacterium carries:
- a CDS encoding FAD-dependent oxidoreductase; its protein translation is MAKVVIIGAGFAGHTAALYLGDALGQNHEITVINRQDYFAYIPSWVWVGIGHMAPEKTTFPLKPVYDKLNVKFIHGKATEIHADSQFVIAEEEGTNNQKKLEYDYLIISTGPKLNFEGTKGLGPKGFTYSICTLDHAVASRDKYLEIVEKMKKGEKQKIVVGTGHPGATCQGAALEYITNIHKDLVKKGIRDKAEMIYFSNERALGDFGVRGVQAKYKGNVVSSEDFIGAVFKQNGFEVQVQRGAKEVNEKSIYWEDYNGDFGETNYDFAMLVPQFLGQPFKYVGKDGEDISAKIANPAGFILVDGIYGLTWDVLSENPDAWPAVYQNKNYKNIFAGGIAFAPPGPISKPHTTKNGTAITAAPPRTGMVSGIIGRIIAKNIIDLIERGRMTHHERMSDMAAACIASMGDSLWDGSAATIMIYPVVPDVRKFPNDQGRDLFVTHMEMGLAGAWMKRMIHTTFMHKLRARIGWKIIPE
- a CDS encoding pyridoxal-phosphate dependent enzyme: MWKWNIENEDYLSKSIERCRNQKIILPTFYQLKHPSEIPQHIQNELKNIDLQELHPLNLFRINWRNDPETKTIGDINYLEIPKEITGIKARIIGLVGKFFPTGAHKVGATYGCLAPYLVTGRFNPEYHKAVWPSTGNYCRGGVFNSNLLSVHSVAILPEEMSKERFDWLRERTDEVYATPGCESNVKEIYDKCHELEAKSNEYLIFNQFDQFGNSIWHYEITGYTIEQLYNQIKNKDQRLSGYVSATGSAGTIAAGDYLRNINPHIKVLASEALQCPTLLMNGFGGHRIEGIGDKHVPWVHNVRNTDFVAAIDDEDPMRVLRLFNELEGKEFLSKLGADKKVVDKLSYMGISSISNLLSSIKLAKYNEFNENDIIFTVFTDSKEMYNSRLIELNEQYGIYSENQANLDWYGSIKKQNIDHIKELNYYDKKSIHNLKYFTWVEQQGKTVDELNAQWYDENYWNERFSIVPTWDKLIEEFNSKTGVSV
- the allB gene encoding allantoinase AllB; translation: MNEMKILTNIFINTIDNNFIPVNIYFTEAIQKIEKIFDKEFTWQELKGKENKEEILKQIPQQNLTANAKIIDGNFNIVIPGTIDPHVHFDTPGFEFREDFEHASTAAAYGGVTTIIDMPCTSLPPVTSADNFQAKLEAVKNRSLIDFAFWGGICGNDFENGKDVQKQIYELNELGVAGFKTYLISGMESFKDLNLDQMKYAAKYLKLINKPQAVHAEDKFMIESKRQRFKAASQNSWEYYCLARNSDAEEKAIRDMISLSKEFGQKVHIVHLSSEAGLNAIRKAQNEGVKITTETCPHYLQFTQDSFLNDKIRNFLKTAPPVKLNNDLNALWNGLKDGSLSFVTTDHAGCDPLEEKVDENFWNVYGGIPGVEHRVPFLFSEGFMRNRLTFEQTVNLLSTNAAEYFNLAKKGKIEEGFDADFALINLWDSEIVKSVNMKSKGKYTPFEGLSFNATVEKTILRGNVIMDGENEIEQKIGYGKFIEVKS
- a CDS encoding amidohydrolase family protein, producing MKVINAWICKIKDNSVIPIFGDLEIEEGKIVKIEIRQFDLLNLRTSENSETIDAKGRVLTIPNVNFHDHIYSRLAKGLDIKGDMSNFPNILKNLWWKLDSLLDLEMIEASAKIAALESIQNGVTYIVDHHSSPNFAKDSLRTISKTLEDFNLRNVLCFETTDRNGKELSENGFNENINFLKNYTTVNSKSLLGLHASFTLDNDSLKNASKLIIENNWGIHVHICEDKSDVHLSQEKYSAKPMLRFEKYNLLNDKSILAHGIHLDEEDFELIKNSKASLVFNLDSNMNNSVGLQKFKMIPKEIPILIGTDGMHADVARSFKELFLQLRNAGLSFDDSFSFMIKTYFDQNNFIKKFFPDFTNLQLFERADFIIWDYVPPTPLNQNNFWSHYIYGIIERPIKTVMQNGEILLDEFKFKNVNESKILNGIYSQGERLFKKFNEEK
- a CDS encoding YgeY family selenium metabolism-linked hydrolase: MMNITDEILKKSEEYKDYTAKNLSEMIKVKSLSLQEKEVCEKIKAMMEEAGFDEVRIDGLGNVIGRIGNGPRVIAFDGHIDTVDLGNLENWDFDPLGGEIKDGFVHGRGSVDQEGGPAAFITAGKIIKELGLEKDLTIYFTATVIEEDCDGLCWKYIVEEEKIKPECVVITEPTNLNIYRGHRGRMEIAVSFYGISSHGSAPERGKNAIYMASRAALEIEKLNERLANDDFLGKGTITISEFKSKSPSLCAVSDFARLHLDRRLTWGEDKDLALNQVKEIVKDMNAKVELLDYEEIAYTGLKYGMQKYYPTWKLEEDHPLVLKGVDAYKDLFKSNPKVDKWTFSTNGVTIRGYYGIPVIGFGPGNEVLAHAPNEKVPTDHLVKATAFYANFVSRY
- a CDS encoding ornithine carbamoyltransferase, whose product is MENKLKGKHFLTCEDWTKEELDIVFNKAFKLKDEFYKEIPHLELPHKTLFMMFFEQSTRTRNSMEAGMTQLGGHAHDLTPDKMQITHGEVAKDTAIILSRMGHGIACRNCFYGVGKKYLDELAAYSRKPVMSLQDDVYHPFQGLADLMTIFEHFDKNPKGLKVTIAWAYADTHSKPLSVPQTQALLFPRYGIDVTIANPKEFPLSQNILDKAHKNAEAGGGSIKLTNDMDEAFEGAHVVIPKNWGGFGKYSVSDYLTNEASCKREMAENLAKYKSWICDERRIKLADKNVKLMHALPADRNNEVTDEILDNPNISIVFDEAENRLHTAKSIMSLTM
- a CDS encoding pirin family protein → MKTRTVELVSKPPQPHWVGDGFRVHNFIPGSYHLEMERMNPFILLDYNSKYTFPASETPKGVGVHPHRGFETVTIAYKGKVEHHDSSGGGGVIGEGDVQWMTAAGGVLHKEYHETEWSKTGGLFQMVQLWVNLPSKVKMSDPKYQAIKNEDISRHKLDENGSEIEVIAGNYKGINGSASTFTPIHMYNAKLKEGAEFDIELPSNFNTIVLVIEGNVLINDSENVPVDNLALMANDGENFKIKALSDSVVLVLSGEPIDEPIAAHGPFVMNTKKEIFQAYSDFNNGKFGYLED
- a CDS encoding Crp/Fnr family transcriptional regulator; this translates as MKEFSLKSYLTSNLNLSDDEIFSIQKNCQIREYQKGEFLIQNNEFCSHTFFVEDGLLRQYYFDKNGKEHILQFFPENWFVTEYETVYFNEPSKYFIQTLEPSKIAFIDDTFLKKLEDLFPVFKDLNKQLLYNQIRVLQNRLTMLMSQSAEDRYLQFVETYPDILLRVPQTMVASYLSITPESLSRIRRDLALRNSKK